A section of the Lycium ferocissimum isolate CSIRO_LF1 unplaced genomic scaffold, AGI_CSIRO_Lferr_CH_V1 ctg16545, whole genome shotgun sequence genome encodes:
- the LOC132042615 gene encoding extensin-like translates to MSDPAASISTGLENVVIPSDPPETSEHRTTIQHDEHIARLTQEIEDLRGELNRVRDLTNLSITLQSPPPEPRNVAPNPPRFPSLESPAPKHFPPQNNTPTNNNFPPITPANPPNPSSVYTPPQSQPPTYTTYVIPNPPPVNPPSQSLVQTPYVPLSTNTNPPPKTTLPNPPN, encoded by the coding sequence ATGTCTGATCCAGCCGCATCTATTTCAACTGGTTTGGAAAACGTCGTGATCCCTAGTGATCCTCCCGAGACTTCCGAACATAGAACTACTATTCAACATGATGAACATATCGCCCGCTTGACTCAAGAGATTGAGGATCTACGTGGAGAACTGAATCGGGTTAGGGACTTGACCAATTTGTCCATCACACTCCAAAGTCCACCTCCTGAACCTAGAAATGTCGCACCAAACCCACCTCGTTTTCCATCGCTTGAATCTCCAGCTCCTAAACATTTCCCTCCACAAAATAATACACCTACCAACAACAACTTTCCTCCAATCACCCCCGCAAATCCACCAAATCCATCATCCGTCTATACCCCTCCACAAAGCCAACCACCCACCTACACTACCTATGTTATTCCTAATCCACCACCCGTCAACCCACCAAGTCAATCGCTAGTTCAAACTCCTTATGTTCCTTTATCCACTAACACTAATCCACCACCTAAAACTACTCTTCCAAACCCACCAAACTAA